In one Balaenoptera ricei isolate mBalRic1 chromosome 20, mBalRic1.hap2, whole genome shotgun sequence genomic region, the following are encoded:
- the SOX9 gene encoding transcription factor SOX-9 — protein sequence MNLLDPFMKMTDEQEKGLSGAPSPSMSEDSAGSPCPSGSGSDTENTRPQENTFPKGEPDLKKESEEDKFPVCIREAVSQVLKGYDWTLVPMPVRVNGSSKNKPHVKRPMNAFMVWAQAARRKLADQYPHLHNAELSKTLGKLWRLLNESEKRPFVEEAERLRVQHKKDHPDYKYQPRRRKSVKNGQAEAEEATEQTHISPNAIFKALQADSPHSSSGMSEVHSPGEHSGQSQGPPTPPTTPKTDVQPGKADLKREGRPLPEGGRQPPIDFRDVDIGELSSDVISNIETFDVNEFDQYLPPNGHPGVPATHGQVTYTGSYGISSTAATPAGASHVWMSKQQAPPPPPQAPPPAPQAPPQTPAQAPPQPPAQAPPQPPAQAHTLTTLSSEPGQAQRTHIKTEQLSPSHYSEQQQHSPQQIAYSPFSLPHYSPSYPPITRSQYDYTDHQNSGSYYSHAAGQGSGLYSTFTYMNPAQRPMYTPIADTSGVPSIPQTHSPQHWEQPVYTQLTRP from the exons ATGAATCTCCTGGACCCCTTCATGAAGATGACCGACGAGCAGGAGAAGGGCCTGTCCggcgcccccagcccctccatgTCCGAGGACTCGGCGGGCTCGCCCTGCCCTTCGGGCTCCGGCTCCGACACCGAGAACACGCGGCCCCAGGAGAACACGTTTCCCAAGGGCGAGCCGGACCTGAAGAAGGAGAGCGAGGAGGACAAGTTCCCCGTGTGCATCCGCGAGGCCGTCAGCCAGGTGCTCAAGGGCTACGACTGGACGCTGGTACCCATGCCGGTGCGCGTCAACGGCTCGAGCAAGAACAAGCCGCACGTCAAGCGGCCCATGAACGCCTTCATGGTGTGGGCGCAGGCGGCGCGCAGGAAGCTCGCCGACCAGTACCCACACCTGCACAACGCCGAGCTCAGCAAGACGCTGGGCAAGCTCTGGAG actgCTGAATGAGAGCGAGAAGCGGCCCTTCGTGGAGGAGGCGGAGCGGCTGCGCGTGCAGCACAAGAAGGACCACCCGGATTACAAGTACCAGCCGCGGCGGAGGAAGTCGGTGAAGAACGGCCAGGCGGAGGCCGAGGAGGCCACGGAGCAAACGCACATCTCCCCCAACGCCATCTTCAAGGCGCTGCAGGCCGACTCGCCGCACTCCTCCTCCGGCATGAGCGAGGTCCACTCCCCCGGCGAGCACTCCG GGCAATCGCAGGGTCCACCGACGCCACCCACCACCCCCAAAACCGACGTGCAGCCGGGCAAGGCTGACCTGAAGCGAGAGGGGCGCCCGCTGCCAGAGGGGGGCAGACAGCCCCCCATCGACTTCCGCGACGTGGACATCGGCGAGCTGAGCAGCGACGTCATCTCCAACATCGAGACCTTCGACGTGAACGAGTTCGACCAGTACCTGCCGCCCAATGGCCACCCGGGGGTGCCGGCCACGCACGGCCAGGTCACCTACACGGGCAGCTACGGCATCAGCAGCACGGCGGCCACCCCGGCGGGCGCTAGCCACGTGTGGATGTCCAAGCAGcaggcgccgccgccgcccccgcagGCGCCCCCACCGGCCCCGCAGGCGCCCCCGCAGACGCCCGCGCAGGCGCCCCCCCAGCCGCCCGCGCAGGCGCCCCCGCAGCCGCCCGCGCAGGCGCACACGCTGACCACGCTGAGCAGCGAGCCGGGCCAGGCCCAGCGAACGCACATCAAGACAGAGCAGCTGAGCCCCAGCCACTACAGCGAGCAGCAGCAGCACTCGCCTCAGCAGATCGCCTACAGCCCCTTCAGCCTCCCGCACTACAGCCCGTCCTACCCGCCCATCACCCGCTCGCAGTACGACTACACTGACCACCAGAACTCCGGCTCCTACTACAGCCATGCGGCGGGCCAGGGCTCCGGCCTCTACTCCACCTTCACCTACATGAACCCGGCGCAGCGGCCCATGTACACCCCCATCGCCGACACCTCCGGGGTCCCTTCCATCCCGCAGACCCACAGCCCCCAGCACTGGGAACAGCCCGTCTACACACAGCTCACCAGACCTTGA